The sequence below is a genomic window from Syntrophales bacterium.
TCCTGGTACCTTGCTGATCTCGGCGAGGCGCGTGGAAAACAGGAATTGTTCACCCGCCAATCGCCGCAACGTCTCAAGGTTCTCCGGGAGCACGCGCTCATTGAAAGCGCTGTTTCGTCAAACCGGATCGAGGGCGTGGAAGTCGATCAATCCAGAATCGCCACCATCGTTTTCGGCCGGCCTCTGCTGCGGGACCGTGACGAGGAGGAAGTGCGGGGCTACCGGCAGGCCCTGACATGGATTCATGAGCAGGGCGAGAAAATTGCGATATCGGAAGAAACCATTTTACAACTCCACCGTATGACACGCGGGGAAATCTGGGATGCCGGAAAATACAAAGAAAAAGACGGCGACATCATAGAAAAGTTTCCGGATGGCAGGTCTATGGTCCGCTTCAAGACGGTTCCGGCTAAAAGCGCGCCGACCTGCATGCGGGATCTTGTCGAGTTGTACGACGATGCTGTTAAGGATCACAAAATCCCGCCTCTTGTCCTTTTAGCCGTCTTTAACCTGGATTTCCTGTGCATCCACCCGTTTCGTGACGGCAACGGCCGGGTGTCCCGGCTCCTTATGCTCCTGCAATGTTACCATCTCGGGATCGAGGTCGGGCGATATATCAGCCTGGAGCGCCTTATTGAACAGCACAAGGAACGATACTACGAAACCCTTCAGCAAAGCTCCCAGGGCTGGCATGAGGGCAAGCACAACCCGTGGCCATATATCAATTATCTCTTGTCGATTTTGAAAACGGCCTACAGGGAATTTGAGGATCGTTTGGGCCGGACCAAATCTCCACGAGGCGCTAAAACGGAATTGATCGAAAAGGCAGTGAGGGATTTTTCTGCGGAGTTTTCGGTTAATGATTTGGAGAGAGCCTGTCCGGGTGTAAGCCGGGATATGATCCGCAGAGTC
It includes:
- a CDS encoding Fic family protein; its protein translation is MITLRLFSHEFESVPAATSWYLADLGEARGKQELFTRQSPQRLKVLREHALIESAVSSNRIEGVEVDQSRIATIVFGRPLLRDRDEEEVRGYRQALTWIHEQGEKIAISEETILQLHRMTRGEIWDAGKYKEKDGDIIEKFPDGRSMVRFKTVPAKSAPTCMRDLVELYDDAVKDHKIPPLVLLAVFNLDFLCIHPFRDGNGRVSRLLMLLQCYHLGIEVGRYISLERLIEQHKERYYETLQQSSQGWHEGKHNPWPYINYLLSILKTAYREFEDRLGRTKSPRGAKTELIEKAVRDFSAEFSVNDLERACPGVSRDMIRRVLRNLQAKGDVECIGRGPGALWRKREKR